A genomic window from Desertifilum tharense IPPAS B-1220 includes:
- a CDS encoding Uma2 family endonuclease: MVQFDPQFKLPSSNELACSDDTPVDNENQNFIPNFLLFLLEFVWPTRQDWFWGVDMAIYHTTGASPFVPVVPDGFLSLSVEKRKQGGSRASYVVWEEGNVVPALTLEVVSRTPGGEYQEKMATYARLGVLYYVIYNPDFWQRDAHQPLEIYRLIEGEYQLQLSEPFWMPEIGLGIGRAITETGGLKREVLSWFNPQGARYLTPEEQLKRYQEPFGDAF; encoded by the coding sequence ATGGTACAATTTGACCCTCAATTCAAGCTTCCTAGCAGCAACGAACTCGCTTGTTCTGACGATACGCCTGTGGATAACGAGAATCAAAACTTCATCCCTAACTTCCTGCTATTTCTGTTGGAATTTGTGTGGCCAACTCGTCAAGATTGGTTTTGGGGTGTAGATATGGCAATTTACCACACCACAGGCGCGAGTCCTTTTGTTCCGGTAGTTCCCGATGGCTTTTTAAGCCTAAGCGTGGAAAAGCGCAAACAAGGGGGTTCGCGGGCGAGTTACGTGGTGTGGGAAGAAGGGAATGTTGTCCCCGCGTTAACCTTGGAAGTGGTTTCCCGAACGCCAGGGGGAGAATACCAGGAGAAGATGGCTACCTATGCGCGGTTGGGGGTACTGTACTACGTTATTTATAACCCTGATTTTTGGCAGCGCGATGCCCATCAGCCCCTAGAAATTTATCGCCTCATTGAGGGAGAATACCAACTGCAACTCAGCGAACCTTTCTGGATGCCAGAAATCGGTTTAGGCATTGGACGTGCTATTACAGAAACAGGTGGACTAAAACGAGAAGTCCTCAGTTGGTTTAATCCGCAAGGCGCAAGATATTTAACCCCAGAAGAACAGTTAAAACGCTATCAAGAACCCTTTGGAGACGCGTTTTAG
- the gshB gene encoding glutathione synthase: MKFAFIIDPMPRLDPGHDTSVALMEAAQQLGHEVWVSDAQSLSVVKSKAWALLQPVELTPVQLVEGRWVAASQWYQLGERTLQPLEAMDAVFMRTDPPVTVPYLYATYILDYVDPEKTLVVNAPRGLRAANEKMYALQFTQAIPETLVTADKQVIRDFLDRQGKAILKPLGNKAGEGILMLEKSDRNFNSLVELSTLQGRIPVMIQTYLPAAQEGDKRIIVLNGEPIGAVNRIPTGQEFRGNMAVGGRVAETVITQRETEICAQLAPTLQRDGLYFVGLDVIGGYLTEVNVTSPTGIREIDRLSNVQLGKQVIEWVQSTIEKKRP; this comes from the coding sequence ATGAAATTTGCCTTTATTATCGATCCGATGCCTCGCCTCGATCCGGGTCACGATACTAGCGTGGCTTTAATGGAAGCAGCGCAACAACTTGGACATGAGGTTTGGGTTAGCGATGCTCAAAGCTTAAGCGTGGTTAAAAGCAAAGCCTGGGCGCTGTTGCAGCCGGTGGAACTTACCCCGGTTCAGCTTGTTGAGGGACGCTGGGTGGCCGCTTCGCAATGGTATCAACTCGGAGAACGCACCCTGCAACCTTTAGAAGCAATGGATGCAGTGTTTATGCGGACTGACCCACCTGTGACGGTGCCTTATCTCTATGCGACGTATATTCTGGATTATGTCGATCCAGAAAAAACCCTAGTGGTGAATGCACCGAGAGGGCTGCGGGCTGCTAATGAGAAAATGTATGCCTTGCAGTTTACCCAGGCGATACCCGAAACCCTGGTGACGGCAGATAAGCAGGTGATTCGCGATTTTCTAGACCGTCAGGGGAAGGCCATTCTCAAGCCGCTGGGGAATAAGGCGGGGGAAGGGATTTTAATGCTCGAAAAGAGCGATCGCAATTTCAACTCCCTCGTTGAACTCAGTACCCTGCAAGGACGCATCCCCGTTATGATCCAAACCTATCTTCCTGCCGCCCAAGAAGGCGATAAGCGGATTATTGTACTGAACGGCGAACCCATCGGCGCAGTTAACCGCATTCCTACGGGACAAGAATTTCGCGGTAACATGGCCGTTGGCGGACGGGTTGCGGAAACGGTCATTACCCAACGAGAAACGGAAATCTGCGCCCAACTTGCCCCTACCCTCCAGCGCGATGGTCTTTACTTTGTTGGGTTAGATGTGATTGGGGGTTATCTCACAGAAGTGAATGTCACCAGTCCGACAGGCATTCGCGAAATTGACCGCCTAAGCAATGTCCAGCTTGGGAAACAGGTCATTGAGTGGGTGCAAAGCACGATCGAAAAGAAACGCCCTTGA
- the grxC gene encoding glutaredoxin 3, translating to MSANVEIYTWSRCPFCIRAKALLKRKDIDYTEYCIDGDEDARDAMAQRANGRRSLPQIFINDRHIGGCDDLHTLDAQGRLDPLLQA from the coding sequence ATGAGCGCAAACGTTGAAATCTACACTTGGAGTCGTTGCCCTTTCTGCATCCGGGCTAAGGCCTTACTGAAGCGCAAGGACATTGACTACACCGAATACTGCATCGACGGTGACGAAGATGCACGAGACGCAATGGCACAACGGGCAAACGGACGGCGTTCTCTTCCCCAAATCTTTATTAACGATCGCCATATCGGCGGCTGCGACGATCTCCATACCCTGGATGCTCAAGGTCGTCTCGATCCGCTTTTGCAAGCGTAA
- a CDS encoding calcium-binding protein: protein MSTIPTSTGRIILGTANADALQLPTGGLGLDTLFGVQGDDTLTAGIGSRGFIFGGRGNDSLAAGIGTTSGSVFFFGDQGDDTITGAGIGVEGLFANGGPGDDSIYGSIGRDFLYGGKDNDTIVGNDGQDVIFGDNGDDLIIGGRLTGPLDTAGNILYGNQGDDTIYGSAGNDSIFGGKDDDMINVDPALLGQAFVGVVQVGHVGGNNVIRGDQGNDTIGWRASTGNNIYDGGEGDDSLVGGIGGRATTANTDGTINTNVFTDRLTTTPPGGTTPLTSGNDSLYGGVGNDILRGSGGNNTLNGGAGNDSLYSGLDRDTLIGGEGTDRFAYERDVIRYNSSARDNLGAPITAQVTVANRITRADRITDFNAATTQGDLIQIQAFTAPAADGLPAVTVRNTFSGFDRNASGALIREISSTQLTGLPTVLPGATTEQFFGAGAATGDTGTAFEGNPFATPQQQILARQQLQNAVRGTVRAQQLTTADQITSFGLAAANADIIPGSIVIYIEQDFRLLAGPDNAQTALGTIGGLSTFTFSENTLFGLSAGDTVLAVLTPPSGAGVTQAQITQFTDQFVSRGAGNFAFV from the coding sequence ATGAGTACGATTCCAACATCAACCGGAAGAATAATTCTTGGAACTGCAAATGCTGACGCCCTGCAATTGCCCACAGGCGGGCTGGGTTTAGATACCCTGTTTGGCGTCCAAGGCGACGATACCCTGACAGCAGGGATTGGCTCCCGTGGCTTTATCTTTGGTGGCAGAGGGAATGATTCTTTAGCAGCCGGAATTGGCACAACATCCGGTAGTGTATTTTTCTTTGGCGACCAGGGTGACGATACCATCACAGGTGCGGGTATTGGTGTTGAAGGTCTGTTTGCCAATGGCGGCCCCGGTGACGATAGTATTTATGGGAGCATTGGCAGAGACTTTCTCTACGGTGGCAAAGATAATGACACGATCGTTGGTAACGATGGTCAAGATGTCATCTTTGGCGATAATGGGGATGACCTCATTATTGGGGGTCGGCTAACAGGTCCGTTAGATACTGCGGGTAATATTCTTTACGGCAACCAAGGTGACGACACGATCTACGGTTCTGCTGGAAATGACTCAATCTTTGGCGGCAAGGATGACGACATGATTAATGTCGATCCGGCGCTACTGGGTCAGGCTTTTGTCGGTGTTGTTCAAGTCGGTCATGTTGGCGGGAACAACGTTATTCGCGGCGACCAAGGAAACGATACCATCGGTTGGAGAGCTTCTACCGGAAATAACATCTACGATGGTGGCGAAGGCGATGACAGCCTAGTGGGTGGCATTGGTGGGAGAGCGACAACAGCAAATACCGATGGGACAATTAATACCAATGTATTTACAGATCGGCTAACAACTACTCCTCCTGGTGGTACAACTCCTCTGACTTCAGGTAACGATTCTCTGTATGGTGGCGTTGGCAATGATATCCTCAGAGGCAGTGGTGGTAACAACACCCTGAATGGCGGTGCTGGTAATGACTCCCTCTACAGCGGTCTTGATCGTGACACCCTGATTGGTGGTGAGGGCACAGACCGCTTTGCGTATGAGCGTGATGTCATTCGCTATAACTCTAGTGCTCGAGATAATTTAGGCGCTCCTATTACTGCACAAGTAACAGTTGCAAATCGGATTACCCGAGCCGATCGAATCACAGATTTTAACGCAGCTACAACTCAAGGTGACTTAATCCAAATCCAGGCTTTCACGGCACCAGCAGCTGACGGACTTCCAGCAGTTACTGTACGTAACACATTCTCTGGGTTCGATCGGAATGCTTCAGGAGCGTTAATTCGTGAGATTTCATCCACTCAGTTAACTGGATTACCAACCGTTCTTCCTGGGGCAACTACAGAACAATTCTTTGGTGCGGGTGCTGCAACGGGTGACACTGGAACAGCATTTGAAGGGAACCCCTTTGCAACCCCTCAGCAACAAATATTAGCACGGCAACAACTTCAGAATGCAGTTCGAGGAACTGTCAGAGCGCAACAATTAACAACGGCTGACCAGATTACCAGTTTTGGTTTAGCTGCGGCTAATGCTGATATAATACCAGGTAGTATCGTAATCTACATCGAACAAGATTTTCGCTTACTTGCTGGACCGGATAATGCTCAAACAGCTCTTGGAACAATTGGAGGATTAAGTACCTTCACCTTCAGTGAGAACACTCTCTTTGGTTTATCAGCTGGTGATACCGTTCTGGCTGTACTAACACCTCCTTCTGGTGCTGGGGTTACTCAGGCGCAAATTACCCAGTTTACAGATCAATTTGTATCTCGTGGCGCTGGTAACTTTGCATTTGTTTAG
- the leuS gene encoding leucine--tRNA ligase: METRYNPIEIEEKWQKTWGEQGVDTTPTQTDKPKFYALSMFPYPSGNLHMGHVRNYTITDAIARVHRMQGYRVLHPMGWDAFGLPAENAAIKNNTHPAKWTYANIAQMKSELKRLGLSYDWDCEVATCSPDYYKWTQWIFLQMFQAGLAYQREAAVNWDPVDQTVLANEQVDSEGRSWRSGAKVERKLLKQWFLKITDYAEQLLNDLDKLSGWPERVKLMQANWIGKSTGAYLEFPIVGLDEKIGVFTTRPDTVYGVTYVVLAPEHPLTPKVTASDQKAVVEAFIAEVSGESELERTADDKPKRGIPTGGKAINPFTGEEIPIWIADYVLYEYGTGAVMGVPAHDTRDFEFATKNQLPIKRVIVRDDADNTNAPIKEAYTDPGVMVNSEEFNGMISTEGKQAVIDYAEKNKLGKARIQYRLRDWLISRQRYWGAPIPIIHCPNCGAVPVPDADLPVTLPEDVEFTGKGASPLARLEDWVNVPCPSCGTPAKRETDTMDTFIDSSWYFLRYPDARNEGQVFDPAKTNDWMPVDQYVGGIEHAILHLLYSRFFTKVLRDRNLLTFDEPFQRLLTQGMVQGLTYENPNKSGKDKYIPNALVNPNDPRDPETGEPLKVSYQTMSKSKYNGVAPQEVINKYGADTARMFILFKAPPEKDLEWDDADAEGQFRFLNRVWRLVTDFANSPASAKKTTKNGQLSKPEKDLRRATHTAIKEITDDLEGDYQLNTAVSELMKLSNALTDAECKDSPVYAEGIQTLILLMAPFAPHITEELWQLLGNRQSIHQQNWPQVDEKALVVDEITLVIQILGKTRGTIIIPADADREAMEKYARESEIGQRYLEGKTVRKVIVVPDRNLVNFVVS, from the coding sequence GTGGAAACCCGGTACAACCCCATAGAAATTGAAGAGAAGTGGCAAAAAACATGGGGCGAACAAGGCGTAGATACGACCCCGACACAGACAGACAAACCTAAATTCTATGCCCTGTCAATGTTTCCCTATCCATCGGGCAACCTGCACATGGGTCACGTCCGTAACTATACCATCACGGATGCGATCGCCAGAGTTCATCGGATGCAAGGATACCGCGTTTTACATCCGATGGGGTGGGATGCCTTTGGCTTACCCGCCGAAAATGCTGCTATTAAAAATAATACCCATCCCGCCAAATGGACTTACGCCAACATCGCGCAGATGAAGTCTGAACTCAAGCGGTTAGGCTTATCCTACGATTGGGATTGCGAAGTCGCCACCTGTTCCCCCGACTATTACAAGTGGACGCAGTGGATTTTCCTGCAAATGTTCCAAGCCGGGTTAGCCTATCAGAGGGAAGCCGCCGTGAATTGGGACCCCGTAGACCAAACGGTACTCGCCAACGAACAAGTAGACAGCGAGGGGCGTTCCTGGCGTTCTGGGGCGAAAGTAGAACGCAAGCTGCTGAAACAGTGGTTTCTCAAAATTACCGACTACGCCGAACAATTGCTCAACGATTTAGATAAACTTTCCGGTTGGCCAGAGCGGGTTAAGCTGATGCAAGCCAACTGGATTGGTAAATCAACGGGCGCGTATTTAGAATTTCCGATTGTGGGATTAGATGAAAAAATTGGCGTCTTTACCACCCGTCCCGACACCGTTTATGGCGTTACCTACGTCGTATTGGCTCCCGAACACCCCTTAACGCCGAAAGTGACCGCTTCCGACCAAAAAGCGGTTGTAGAGGCATTTATCGCCGAGGTGAGCGGGGAAAGCGAACTGGAACGCACGGCAGACGATAAGCCGAAACGGGGGATTCCCACAGGCGGGAAAGCGATTAACCCGTTTACTGGGGAAGAAATTCCCATTTGGATTGCCGACTATGTGTTGTATGAATATGGTACGGGCGCGGTGATGGGCGTTCCCGCCCACGATACTCGCGATTTTGAGTTCGCGACAAAGAACCAGTTACCGATTAAGCGGGTGATTGTTCGCGATGATGCGGACAATACCAATGCACCCATTAAAGAGGCTTACACCGATCCGGGGGTAATGGTCAACTCTGAGGAGTTTAATGGCATGATTTCCACGGAGGGGAAACAAGCGGTTATTGACTATGCCGAGAAGAATAAACTGGGTAAAGCCAGAATTCAGTATCGCCTCAGAGATTGGTTAATTTCTCGCCAGCGGTATTGGGGCGCGCCTATCCCGATTATCCACTGTCCCAACTGTGGCGCGGTTCCGGTTCCCGATGCAGATTTGCCTGTAACCTTACCGGAGGATGTGGAGTTTACGGGTAAGGGCGCTTCTCCGTTAGCGAGATTAGAAGATTGGGTGAATGTCCCTTGTCCGAGTTGCGGCACGCCTGCAAAGCGGGAAACCGATACAATGGATACGTTCATCGATTCTTCGTGGTATTTCCTGCGCTACCCGGATGCCAGAAATGAGGGTCAGGTTTTCGATCCGGCGAAGACGAATGACTGGATGCCTGTGGATCAATATGTGGGTGGAATCGAACACGCGATTTTGCACCTACTGTATTCTCGCTTTTTTACGAAGGTTTTGCGCGATCGCAATCTACTCACTTTCGACGAACCTTTCCAACGCCTTTTAACCCAAGGGATGGTACAGGGGCTAACCTACGAAAACCCCAATAAGTCCGGTAAGGATAAATATATCCCCAACGCCTTAGTAAATCCCAACGATCCGCGCGACCCGGAAACCGGAGAACCCTTAAAGGTTTCCTACCAAACTATGTCTAAATCTAAATATAACGGCGTGGCTCCCCAGGAAGTGATTAACAAATATGGTGCAGATACCGCCCGAATGTTTATCCTCTTCAAAGCGCCGCCCGAAAAGGATTTAGAGTGGGATGATGCTGATGCTGAAGGACAATTTCGCTTCTTAAATCGCGTTTGGCGTTTAGTCACCGATTTTGCCAATAGTCCTGCTTCTGCGAAGAAAACCACGAAAAACGGTCAACTCTCCAAACCCGAAAAAGACCTAAGACGCGCCACCCACACCGCCATTAAGGAAATTACCGACGACTTAGAAGGCGACTATCAATTAAATACAGCCGTCTCTGAGTTAATGAAGCTGAGTAATGCTTTAACCGACGCCGAGTGCAAAGATTCCCCAGTTTACGCGGAAGGCATTCAAACCCTCATTCTCCTGATGGCCCCTTTTGCCCCTCACATCACCGAGGAGTTGTGGCAACTATTAGGAAATCGCCAATCTATTCACCAACAAAATTGGCCGCAAGTGGATGAAAAAGCCTTAGTCGTCGATGAGATTACCCTAGTGATTCAAATCCTAGGTAAAACGCGCGGTACCATTATCATCCCAGCCGATGCCGACCGGGAAGCAATGGAAAAATACGCCCGCGAATCCGAAATTGGTCAACGCTATCTAGAAGGAAAAACCGTAAGAAAAGTTATCGTGGTTCCCGATAGAAACCTGGTTAATTTTGTGGTTAGCTAA
- a CDS encoding PEP-CTERM sorting domain-containing protein (PEP-CTERM proteins occur, often in large numbers, in the proteomes of bacteria that also encode an exosortase, a predicted intramembrane cysteine proteinase. The presence of a PEP-CTERM domain at a protein's C-terminus predicts cleavage within the sorting domain, followed by covalent anchoring to some some component of the (usually Gram-negative) cell surface. Many PEP-CTERM proteins exhibit an unusual sequence composition that includes large numbers of potential glycosylation sites. Expression of one such protein has been shown restore the ability of a bacterium to form floc, a type of biofilm.) produces the protein MNSFSSFTKTIAATGLGLASAVCATLPAQAFTLTFDPGFGTSNNQGTGATAQVKFNFEQKGSDVLLNLDIFNTTKGSSFLDGTNTAGATASTFMGFAFDLISGVSVKSFTGNSFFGNYLTNVSLPPYEQYDVGVSKNNNFIGGGPNGGLTAGKNTTVSFVLSTALSALDVESNFWKGFADGSLGSTARFQAVNAGAGSDKLLGGLLAKDLPPAPQPPVVQPPAPQPPVVQPPAPQPPVVVNPPVDEPPVVQPPVEEPPVVQPPVVVNPPSEEEFEYDRSKEVPEPSLLAGLGLAFGTMLKISRRKQNA, from the coding sequence ATGAACAGCTTCTCCTCTTTTACTAAAACTATCGCCGCCACTGGTCTGGGCCTTGCATCTGCTGTTTGTGCAACATTACCCGCACAAGCGTTTACCCTCACTTTCGATCCGGGGTTTGGCACCAGTAATAATCAGGGAACAGGTGCCACCGCTCAAGTTAAATTCAACTTCGAGCAAAAAGGTTCCGATGTATTGTTAAATCTAGATATCTTTAACACCACCAAGGGATCGTCCTTCTTGGATGGTACCAATACCGCAGGTGCTACCGCCTCAACCTTCATGGGATTTGCCTTCGATTTAATCTCTGGCGTTAGTGTTAAGTCCTTTACAGGGAATAGCTTCTTTGGTAATTATCTGACCAATGTGAGCTTACCTCCCTACGAACAATACGACGTTGGAGTTTCTAAAAACAATAACTTTATCGGTGGCGGTCCTAACGGAGGTTTAACGGCCGGTAAAAACACAACGGTTAGCTTTGTTCTCAGCACCGCCCTCTCTGCCCTAGACGTAGAATCTAACTTCTGGAAAGGGTTTGCCGATGGTTCTTTAGGTTCTACTGCCCGCTTCCAAGCTGTCAACGCAGGTGCAGGCAGCGACAAATTACTCGGCGGACTGTTAGCTAAAGACTTACCTCCAGCGCCTCAGCCGCCAGTGGTTCAACCTCCAGCACCTCAGCCGCCAGTCGTTCAACCTCCAGCACCTCAGCCGCCAGTTGTGGTTAATCCTCCGGTAGACGAACCACCAGTCGTTCAACCTCCGGTAGAAGAACCACCAGTGGTTCAACCTCCAGTTGTGGTTAATCCTCCTTCTGAAGAAGAATTCGAGTACGATCGCAGCAAAGAAGTTCCGGAACCCTCTCTGCTAGCCGGTTTAGGTTTAGCGTTCGGCACAATGTTAAAAATTTCTCGCCGCAAACAGAACGCTTAA
- the hflX gene encoding GTPase HflX: MLETQEGRKIETIYGNLQGLKSSQLKQLQRLYHQRLPGDRITTPEFAQRMAAISTEINQPVCSYINRRGQVIRVGVGSPRQTQIPPLELPRYGAERLCGIRCIATQLKISPPGEADLTAMAIQRLDALVLLTLSGSGFERRGGGATGYVKDTYLAHLIPHPEVNWTISPPHSLDVLTNQDFLDLVEGLEEEFRARYVAQQVDLDHDRVLVVGLKTDKISPQRFEDGLQEVSRLVETAGGDVLKVMRQKRSQPHPQTVVGAGKVQEIALAVQTIGANLVVFDRDLSPAQVRNIEVQTGVRVVDRTEVILDIFAQRAQSRAGKLQVELAQLEYSLPRLTGRGRAMSRLGGGIGTRGPGETKLETERRAIGQRIARLQQEVNQLQAHRSRLRQQRQHHEVPTVAVVGYTNAGKSTLLNALTNAEVYTADQLFATLDPTTRRLVVPHAVSGEPLALLLTDTVGFIHELPPPLIDAFRATLEEVTEADALLHLVDLSHPAWQSHIRSVMALLSQMPTTPGPALLAFNKIDCVDGDTLALAQEEYPQAVFVSAGERLGLETLRSKLGQLVKYAIA, from the coding sequence GTGTTAGAAACTCAGGAGGGAAGGAAGATCGAAACTATCTATGGCAACCTTCAGGGTCTAAAATCCAGTCAGCTTAAGCAACTGCAACGGCTGTATCATCAGAGATTACCGGGCGATCGCATTACCACGCCAGAATTCGCCCAACGGATGGCGGCGATTAGTACCGAAATTAATCAACCCGTTTGTAGTTATATTAATCGTCGGGGTCAAGTCATTCGCGTTGGCGTGGGATCTCCCCGTCAAACCCAAATTCCCCCACTAGAACTGCCGCGTTATGGTGCAGAACGACTTTGCGGGATTCGTTGTATTGCGACTCAGCTTAAAATCAGTCCGCCAGGGGAAGCTGATTTAACGGCGATGGCGATTCAGCGTTTAGATGCTTTAGTGCTGCTAACTTTGTCTGGAAGCGGGTTTGAACGGCGAGGCGGCGGGGCAACGGGGTATGTTAAAGACACCTATCTTGCCCATCTGATTCCCCATCCAGAGGTGAATTGGACGATTTCTCCGCCCCACAGTCTGGATGTTTTGACCAATCAGGATTTTCTCGATTTGGTCGAAGGGCTAGAAGAGGAGTTTCGCGCCCGCTATGTTGCTCAACAGGTAGACTTAGACCACGATCGCGTTTTGGTGGTGGGGTTAAAAACCGATAAGATTTCGCCGCAGCGTTTTGAGGATGGCTTGCAGGAAGTCTCGCGTTTGGTGGAAACGGCGGGTGGAGATGTTTTAAAGGTGATGCGACAAAAGCGATCGCAACCGCATCCGCAAACGGTTGTTGGGGCGGGTAAAGTCCAAGAAATTGCCCTCGCCGTACAAACCATTGGGGCAAATTTAGTCGTGTTCGATCGCGATTTGTCGCCTGCCCAAGTTCGTAATATTGAAGTGCAAACGGGCGTTCGCGTGGTCGATCGCACTGAAGTCATTTTAGACATTTTTGCCCAACGCGCTCAATCGCGGGCTGGGAAACTGCAAGTCGAACTTGCTCAACTGGAATATAGCTTACCGCGCCTTACAGGTCGAGGTCGGGCGATGTCTCGGTTAGGGGGCGGGATCGGAACGCGCGGCCCTGGGGAGACGAAGTTAGAGACGGAACGGCGGGCAATTGGGCAGCGGATCGCCCGGTTGCAGCAAGAAGTCAACCAACTGCAAGCCCATCGTTCTCGGCTGCGCCAACAACGCCAACACCATGAAGTGCCGACTGTCGCCGTGGTGGGTTATACCAATGCGGGCAAGTCTACGTTACTCAATGCCCTAACCAATGCTGAGGTTTATACGGCGGATCAACTCTTTGCCACTCTCGATCCGACAACGCGCCGCCTTGTCGTTCCTCATGCTGTGAGTGGGGAACCTTTGGCACTGCTGTTAACGGATACGGTAGGGTTTATTCATGAGTTACCCCCCCCGTTAATTGATGCGTTTCGGGCAACTCTGGAGGAGGTGACGGAGGCGGATGCGCTGTTACATTTGGTCGATTTGTCTCATCCGGCTTGGCAAAGTCACATTCGTTCGGTGATGGCGCTGCTATCGCAGATGCCAACGACGCCGGGGCCCGCTTTGTTAGCGTTTAATAAAATTGATTGCGTGGATGGGGATACGCTAGCCCTTGCCCAAGAGGAATATCCGCAGGCGGTGTTTGTGTCGGCGGGAGAACGCTTGGGTCTGGAGACGTTACGGAGTAAGTTAGGTCAGTTGGTGAAATATGCGATCGCCTAA
- a CDS encoding glycosyltransferase family 4 protein, whose protein sequence is MRILFLHPNFPAQFRHLATAFGSDPKNQVVFATKNERPEWVIPGVQKVVYTPSREPRAETHHYVRTLESAVLQGQAVYRVAEQLRSMGFVPDIIYGHSGWGPTLFMKEVFPDAPLMCYFEWFYHARGADADFDPSDPLTADDLCRIRVKNSPILQDLYTCDWGVSPTQWQRSQFPPEFQSKISVLHDGVDTNYFKPEPGAKLILPSYENRPPLDLSGVDEIVTYVARGMEPYRGFPQFIESLAYLLERRPNCHVVVVGSERVCYGKTLPDGKSYKQQMLEQVKLDLSRVHFVGSLPYGMYLKVIQASSAHIYLTRPFVLSWSMIESMSTGCLIVGSDTAPVREVIQDGVNGLLVDFFSPKEIANRVCEVLDHPTKMAHVRAKARETALERYDLQKLLPKHMQLMQDIASGNPPTQTPKENGKATSSKKKSSKGFALK, encoded by the coding sequence ATGAGAATCCTATTCCTACATCCCAACTTTCCGGCGCAATTTCGCCACTTGGCTACCGCCTTTGGTAGCGATCCCAAAAATCAGGTTGTCTTTGCGACCAAAAACGAACGGCCTGAATGGGTGATTCCTGGCGTGCAAAAGGTCGTCTATACCCCCAGTCGAGAACCCAGGGCTGAAACGCATCATTACGTTCGTACCCTAGAAAGTGCAGTATTGCAGGGTCAAGCTGTTTATCGCGTCGCCGAACAACTCCGATCGATGGGATTTGTCCCCGATATCATTTATGGTCATTCGGGTTGGGGCCCCACCTTGTTTATGAAGGAAGTGTTCCCCGATGCGCCATTGATGTGTTACTTCGAGTGGTTCTATCATGCACGCGGGGCTGATGCGGACTTCGATCCCAGCGATCCCCTAACGGCGGATGACCTCTGTCGCATCCGGGTGAAAAACTCCCCGATCCTGCAAGACCTCTATACCTGCGACTGGGGAGTCTCGCCGACGCAGTGGCAGCGATCGCAATTTCCCCCCGAATTCCAAAGCAAAATCTCTGTCCTGCACGATGGCGTCGATACTAACTATTTTAAGCCCGAACCCGGTGCTAAACTGATTCTCCCCAGTTACGAAAATCGTCCGCCCCTGGATTTGTCAGGAGTTGATGAGATTGTCACCTACGTCGCGCGGGGTATGGAACCCTATCGCGGCTTCCCCCAATTTATCGAATCCCTCGCCTATCTCCTCGAACGCCGTCCCAATTGTCACGTCGTCGTCGTCGGTTCAGAACGGGTTTGCTATGGAAAAACCCTCCCCGACGGCAAATCCTACAAGCAGCAAATGCTAGAACAGGTGAAGCTAGACCTATCGCGCGTGCATTTCGTTGGGTCTTTACCTTATGGGATGTATCTGAAAGTGATTCAAGCCTCTTCTGCCCATATCTACCTGACTCGACCCTTCGTCCTCTCCTGGTCGATGATTGAGTCCATGTCCACCGGCTGTCTCATTGTCGGTTCCGATACAGCCCCCGTCCGCGAAGTCATCCAAGACGGCGTTAACGGCTTACTGGTAGACTTTTTCTCGCCTAAAGAAATCGCCAACCGCGTCTGTGAAGTGTTAGACCATCCCACAAAAATGGCTCACGTCCGCGCCAAAGCCAGAGAAACCGCCCTAGAACGCTACGATCTGCAAAAGCTCCTACCCAAGCATATGCAACTGATGCAGGATATTGCCTCCGGCAACCCTCCCACCCAAACCCCAAAGGAAAACGGGAAAGCCACTAGCAGCAAGAAAAAATCAAGTAAAGGCTTTGCCTTGAAATAA